DNA from Aureimonas sp. AU20:
GGTTCTCGGCCGTCGCCGCCACCTCGCGGATGATGTGGATCGACTCCGCCTCGAGGCTCTGGAGATGGGTCATGTGCTTCATGGCAGGGACCTTTGGCGCCCGAAGGGAAGGGCGCGGCAGAAGACAAGAAAGGGGGGGACGACCGGATCGCCGGGAAAGGCGACCCCTCAGGACGGGATCGTCTCGAAGGCGCTGTCGCCGGGGGCCGGGCGGCCATCCTCAGCGCGCACGGGCTGGCCCTCGCCGTCCACATGCAGGCCGCATTCGCGCTTGGTTTCCTCTTCCCACCACCAGCGCCCGGCCCGCTCGACCTCGCCGGGGCGGATGGCGCGGGTGCAGGGGGCGCAGCCGATGGAGAGGAAGCCCTGCTCGTGCAGCGGGTTGACGGGAACCTCGTGGTCGGCGGTGAAGACGCGGATTTCCTCGCGTGTCCAGTCGAACAGCGGATTGGCCTTGATGAGGCCGCGCGCGCCGTCGAAGGAGACGAAATCCAGCCGCTCGCGATTGGCCGACTGGTCGCGGCGAAGGCCCGTGATCCAGCCCGAGGCGCCGGCCAGCGCCCGGCCGAGCGGCTCCACCTTGCGCACGCCGCAGCAGGCTTTGCGCATTTCAGGCGCGAAATAGAAGCCGTTGATGCCCTGGTCGTCGATCAGTTCTTCCAGCGCCTCGGCCTGCGGGTACTTCGCCTTGATGCGGCGGCCGTACTTTTCTTCCGTCGCCTGCCAGAGCGAATAGGTCTCGGGAAACAGGCGGCCGGTGTCGAGCGTCACCACGTCGATCCTCAGCTTCTCCCGGAAGATCAGATGGGTGAGCATCTGGTCCTCGATGCCGAGCGAGGTCGTGAACACGATCCGGCCCGGCAGCGCCTCGGTGAGAAGCCGCAGCCGCCCGACCGGATCGAGCGTGGCGAAGCGCTCGTTCAGCTGGTCGGCCAGTTCCGGCGCCGAGACGTTGGGCTCCGATGCGGCGGCGGTGCTCACGCGAGGGCTCCGGCGCGGGCGGCGAGGCGCTTCTGCAGGATGCTTTGATCCTCGCCATAGCCGGTCTGGTAATGGTCGTGGACGATGTCCTTGGCCTTCATCCACTGCTCCAGCGGCTGGCGCTCGGCCATCGCATCGGGCAGCCAGACTTCGTCGAAGCCGCAGGCCAGCGCCTCGGCAAACTGGTCTGCGATCAGCGGGCCGCTGGCGCGCAGGCGCCCGGCGAAGCCGGCGCGGCGCAGCCGCTTGGCCAGCGAGAAGCCGCGCCCGTCCGAGAAGGAGGGAAAGCGCACCGCGATCAGCTCGACCTGCCCGAAATAGGGCTCGATGGCGCAGACCGGCGTGTCGCCGGCGACGCTGAGGCCCAGCGGGGCGTTGCGCCGGTCGGCGATCGCCTGGTCGATGACCGTGAGCGGCACGAGAACCGCGCCTTCGCTCAGCGACAGGTCGGCGATGTCTTCCACCGGGGTGAACTCGTCGGCGCGCTCGCCGGCGGGAGAGACGAGAAGGCTCATGCGTGCGCTCCTTCCGGCGTGGTGCCCGCGACATAGGCGGTGAAGCCCTGCTTGAAGGGCTCCAGGCCCGCGCGCTTCACCGTGTCGATGAAGGTCTCCGAACCCTGACGCTCGGCCATGTAGACGCCCACCAGCGCCTCGATGGCGCCGGGCACCTGCTCGGCGTCGATGCCGGGGCCGACGCGCTCGCCCAGCGCGGCCTGCTCCGAGGCGTCGCCGCCGACCGTGATCTGGTAGTTCTCGCGGCCGGACTTCTCGAGTCCGAGAATGCCGATATGGCCGACATGGTGGTGGCCGCAGGCGTTGATGCAGCCGGAGATCTTGATCTGCAGGGGGCCGACCTCCTGCTGACGCGCCTCGTCGGCGAAAAGGTTGGAAATGTCCTGCGCGATCGGGATCGAGCGCGCCGTGGCGAGCGCGCAATAGTCGAGGCCAGGGCAGGCGATGATGTCCGTCACGAGGCCGGCATTGGCGGTGGCGAGCCCTGCCGCCTTGAGCGCGGCGTAGACGGCCGGCACGTCGTCCTTCCGCACGTGCGGTAGAACGAGGTTCTGGACGTGCGTGACGCGGAACTCGTCGAAGGAATAGCGCTCGGCGATGTCGGCGAAGGCGCGCATCTCGGCGTCCGACATGTCGCCCGGCACGCCGCCGATGGGCTTCAGCGACACGGTCAGCGCGACGTAGCCGGGCTGGCGATGGGCAAAGCCGTTCTGCTCGACGAAACGGTCGAGCTCCGGGTCGGCCGCGCGCGCGGCGTCCAGCGCCGCCGATGTCTCGGGCAGGGTCTCGTAGGCGGGCGGGGCGAAGTAGCGGGCGATGCGCTCCACCTCTTGCGCCGGCGCGTTGATCGTCGGCCCGTTCAACTCGGCGTATTCCGCTTCGACGCGGGCCTTGAACTCGTCCGTGCCGATCTCGTGGACGAGGATCTTGACCCGCGCCTTGTACTTGTTGTCGCGCCGGCCTTCGGCGTTGTAGACGCGCATCACGGCTTCGAGATAGGCGAGCAGCTCTCCCTTGGGCAGGAAGTCGCGGATCACCTTGCCGACCATCGGCGTGCGGCCGAGGCCGCCGCCCACGATCACCTCGTAGCCGATCTCGCCCGTCTCGCCATGTCGCAGGATGCGCAGGCCGATATCGTGGACCTTGATCGCCGCGCGGTCGTGCTCGGCGCCGGTGACGGCGATCTTGAACTTGCGCGGTAGCCAGGAAAACTCAGGGTGCAGGCTCGACCACTGGCGGATGAGCTCGCCGGTCGGGCGCGGGTCCTCGACCTCGTCCGCGGCGACGCCGGCGAACTGGTCGGCCGTGACGTTGCGGATGCAATTGCCCGACGTCTGGATGCAGTGCATCTCGACATCGGCCAGAAGGTCCAGAATGTCCGGCACGTCGCGCAGCTTGGGCCAGTTGTACTGAAGGTTCTGGCGCGTGGTGAAATGCGCGTAGCCCTTGTCGTACTTCTCGGCGATCAGCGCCAGCTGGCGCATCTGCTTGGAGTTCATCGTGCCGTAGGGCACAGCGACGCGCAGCATGTAGGCGTGAAGCTGGAGATAGAGGCCGTTCTTCAGACGCAGCGGCTTGAACTCGTCGTCCGACAGGGAGCCGTCGAGCCGGCGCTCCACCTGATGGCGGAACTGCTGGACCCGTTCGCGCACGAAGCGCTCGTCGAATTCGTCGTAACGGTACATCTGTCGTCCTCGTTCGGGTTCCGGCTCAAGACCGCGAGGGGAGGGCGCGTCCGCCGTCCCCGACCGAAAAGCTCAAAATTCCGCCTGCTTGCCGTATTGGGTCAAAATGCTCGGCCCCTTCTGCCGGATCGCCTCGCGGAAATGCGTGGCGAGCGGCAGGCCGCCTTCGTCCAGCCTGACCTCGACGAGATAGGGATCGACGATCCGGTTGGCCTTGAAGCCCTTGGCACCTTCCGCTTCCATGAAGGCGACCGTCTCGGCGTCGTTCGCCACCAGCGCGGCCCTGGGGTCGAGGCTCCAGCCCTCGCGGGTCAGAAACACCACGTCGCCGTCCAGAAGGTCGTTGGCGCTCATGATGACGGGGAGCTTCGGCCCCTTGGTCTTCGCGCCCGCCTTCACGTCCGTCGCCATGGGGAGTGATCCTTGTTCCCGCACCGTTGCCGACCCTTGGGCGAAGGCCGGACTCGGCCGGACAGCGCAAAGGGCAAGGCACGGCCTGATGGCCATGCTGCCGGCTTGTTACCGTTCTAAATAATCCATGGCCAGTGCGGTTGCGCCGAAGAGGATTTCCTTCGGCGGCTCGCAAGCGGATGTTTTTGCTCTGAAGGCCCCCGACGGCGCAACGAAGCGCACGCGCCGGGCCCTATGGGTCAGACCGGCTCGCCGCGCAGGAGGCGGGGCGTGTTGGCGTTGAGGCCCGAGGCCTGGCCGATGAAGTAGCGCTTGGCGAAGGGCGCGCGGTCCACCAGCGACAGGCCGAAGGAGCGCGCCGCGCGCAGCATCGGATTGTCGTTGGAGAAGAGCCGGTTCAGGATGTCGGTGGTGACACCCATCTGCACCGTGTCGAACCGGCGCCAGCGCTCGTAGCGCTGCAGCGTGTCGAGCGCGCCGATGTCGAGCCCGAGGCGCGCGGCCTCCACCACCGTCTCGGCCAGCGCCGCGACATCCTTGAAGCCGAGATTGAGCCCCTGGCCGGCGATCGGATGGATGCCGTGGGCGGCATCGCCCGCCAGCGCGATGCGCGGTTTCACGAAGTCGCGCGCCAGCGTCAGCCCGAGCGGGAAGGCGCGGGGCTTGCCCTCGACGGTGAGCGCGCCGAGCTTCAGGCCGAAGCGCTGCTCCAGCTCCAACTCGAACACCATCTCGTCGGCGCGCAGCAAGCGCTCCGCCTCGGCGGTGGATTCGGTCCAGACCAGCGAGGAGCGGTTGTCCTTCAAGGGCAGGATGGCGAAGGGGCCGGCGGGCAGGAAATGCTCCTCGGCCCGGCCCTCGTGCGGGCGCTCGTGGCGCACCGTCGCCACGATGCCGCTCTGCCCGTAGTCGGTGTGGACGGTGCGGATGCCCGCCATGTCGCGGATGGCCGAGCGAACGCCGTCGGCCGCGATCAGAAGCTTGGCCTCGATCGTGCCGGTCGCGGTTTCCACCGTGACGGAGGCCGGCCCGACCTGAAGGCCCGTCACCGCCGCGCCGGAGCGGATGGCGACGCCAAGCTCGGCGGCGCGCGCCCGCAGCGCGCCGTTCAGCGCGACGTTTGGCACCATGTGGGCGAAGGGCTCGCCCGGCTCGGCCTCGCCGCCGAAAGTCAGGAAGACCGGGCGAACCGGATCGTTGTTACGCGAATCGGTGACGATCATCTCGCGGATCGGCTCGGCCTCGCCCCGGATCGTGTCCCAGACGCCGAGCCGGCCGAGCATGCGCACGGCGGCGGCGGCGATGGCCGAGGCGCGCCCGTCCTTCTGCCAGACCCCCTCGGGCGCTGCGTCCACCAGCACGACGTCGAGCGTCGGCGCCGCCTGGCGGATGGCGACGGCGATGCCGAGCCCGACATAGCCCGCGCCGGCCACGACGATGTCGGCCCGCTCGGGCGGGGTCTGCGAGGCGAGGTCGGACATGGGGCGGCTCCCGTTCGAGATGTGGGACGCGGCCGCTGGTGCGGCCGTTCTCCCTCCGCCTGATCTAGAGGGTGCGAGGGGTTGGGGACAAGGGTGGGGTCGCCGCGCGCCGCTTCAACCCGCCCGGTCCGGTCTCGGCGTCGCGCGGGGGGCGGGTTGGGGTCCGCGGGCCGACGAGAGAGATCATCAGTAAAACTGAGAATAATTCTCTGTTGACCACGGCGTGAAGACTTATCAAACGATCTATTCCAGCGGTGGAACGGGATCGCGAGGAAGGAAATGGTACGGGAAGCGCGCGACGATTCGGCTGATCACCTTCCATTTTGGCGTGGTTCCTCGACGGAAGGTCGAGGGTCCGTAGCGGAAGTAGGCTTTCCCTCAGCTGATCGACGACGCGGCAAGGCCGCTTTCCGACCCTCCAAGCCTCGTGTGCGAAGCGGCGCGACCGGACGGCTGCGCGCCGAGCCGTTCCTTTCGAGCCCGGGACGGGTGCCGCTGGGTTCCGTGTTCGACCGGGCATCGACCGGGAGGCAAGCGTGAACCGCCAGAACCCGAGTGCCGGTCCGAACGCCGAGTCGGAAGGTCTTTACACCACCCTCGTCGCCGGCCTTGCCCATAGTCTCGTCCCCAGCACGATCATGGGCCTGACATTGGTGACCGTCGGCGCCTTCGCCTATTCCATCTTGGAGTCTCTCGGCGTCCTGGCGGCCACCTGCATCGGCGGTCTGGCTTCCAGCGCCAAGGTCGCGCTCGTCGCGCTGCATCGCCGGCGGCTGCGCCGTCCCTTCGTCGGGCTGGAGGAGGCTCGGATCTGGGAGATCGCGCATCTCGTGACGACCTGCGCCGTGGCCTCCTCGGTCGGTGCCCTGGGAAGCGGCCTGTTCGCGCGCTCCGACGAGTCCCTGCACATGCTCGCGACCGGAGTGGTGTTCGGCTATGGACTGGGCATCGTGGCGCGCATCTTCATCCGGCCCAGAATCGCCATGGCGGCCCTGTTGATCGCCGCCTTGCCGACCGCCGCTTCGGCCTTTGCCTTCGGCGCTACGCCCGATCGCATCCTCGCCGTGATCCTCCTGGCCTTCCTCGGCGCGGGTCTCGAGAGCGTGCGCTATCTCTACAACGTCTCCGCCGCCGAGATCGCGTCGCGCCTCCAGATGGGCCATCTCGCCCGCACCGACGCGCTGACGGGCCTTGCCAACCGCTTCGTGCTGCAGGAGGCCGCGCAATGGTTCGACGTACGGCGGGAGGGTTTCACCGCCGTCCACTGTTTCGACCTCGACGCGTTCAAGTCCATCAACGACCAGTTCGGCCATGACGCGGGGGACGACCTCCTGCGCGAGGTGGCCTCTCGGCTGCGGACCTTTCTTGCGGAGGGGGACCTCGCCATCCGCACCGGAGGCGACGAGTTCGTGGTGCTGCAGATGGCGCTGGAGCGCGCGGACGACGCCGATGTCTTCGCCGGCCAGCTCGTGGAGGTCCTCACCCAGCCCTATCCGCTGAGCGGGCGCTCCGTCCGGGTCGGCGTCAGCCACGGCTATGCCGTCTCGCCGGCCGGCGCGGCCAGTCTCGACGCCCTGATGCGCTCGGCGGACGCCGCGTCCTACCGTGCCAAGTGGCGCGGCGGCGGCCTGGAACAGGCGGTCTGGTCCGCCGAGCCGGCCGGCGCCCTGAAGGCGGGCCGCTCGCTGAAGAGCAATTGACCGGCTTCTTGTCCCTGCGGCCTGCGGAGGTGTCGCCGGGCTTCGCTCGAAGTCGGCGCGAGGCCTGAGTGTCGCCCCGCCCCGTGCCCTTGCCGCACGCCGCCCCATAAAGCATGGAACGCCCGCGCCGCGCCGGCCCTTCGCCGGGGAAGCGTGCTTTGTCCTGAAACGAGGAAAACCGCATGAACGATCTGGTGGCCAAGCTGGTGGCGACGCTCGATCTGGAAAGGCTGGAGGAAAACCTCTTTCGCGGCACCAGCCCCGATATCGGCTGGCAGCGCATCTTCGGCGGGCAGGTGATCGCGCAGGCGCTTGTCGCCGCGCAGCGCACAGTGCCGGCCGACCGCCCGGTCCATTCGCTCCATGGCTATTTCATGCGCCCGGGAGATCCGCGCGTGCCGGTGATCTACGAGGCGAGCCGCCTGCGCGACGGCGGCTCCTTTTCCACGCGCCTCGTCACCGCGATCCAGCACGGGCAGGCGATCTTCACGCTGTCGGCCTCGTTCCAGCGGCCCGAGGAAGGGCTCGACCATCAGATTGCCATGCCCGCCGTGCCGGGGCCGGACGACCTGCCCTCGGGCGAGAGCCTGGGCGCCGACATCCTGCGCCACGCGCCCGAGCCGATCCGGCGCTACTGGATGCGGCCGCGCGCGGTGGAGTTCCGCCCGGTCTCGACCGAGCACTATTTCACGCGCGACAAGCTGGCGCCGGAGCAGCGCATCTGGGTGCGCGTGACGGCCGATGTCGGCGAGGACGCCGCGCTCAACGCCGCCGTCATGGCCTATCTCTCCGACATGACGCTGCTCGACACCTCGCTCTTCGCCCATGGCCTGTCGGTGTTCGACGAGCGCATCCAGGCCGCCAGCCTCGACCATGCCATGTGGTTTCACCGGCCGCTGCGCGTCAGCCAGTGGCATCTCTATGCGCAGGACAGCCCCTCCTCCTCCGGCGGGCGCGGGCTGACGCGCGGCTCGCTCTTCTCGATGGACGGAACGCTCGTCGCCTCGGTCGCACAGGAAGGGCTGATCCGCCCGCGACGCGCGCCGTCCTGAGGCCATTCCGCTCAAAAGGCAGGCAATTGCCGAAAAACCCGGCAATCGTTACGGGGCCTTCACCGTACCCCTGACCATCGCATCGGCAAAAAGCGCTTTCGCGCCGCACAATTACGGCTGAAATCCGGCCGTCGCTTAATTGGCACGCATCTTGAATAGAGTCGGGATAGTCCCGTCGGCCGCCCGGCCGGCACGGGCCCGTCTCTCGGTCGAACGCTTCGCAGGAAGGGTTCGATCCCTCCAGGTTCGAGGTGCTCATGAAAATCGTGATGGCGATCATCAAGCCATTCAAGCTGGACGAGGTGCGCGAAGCGCTCACCGCCGTCGGCATCCAGGGTCTGACCGTCACCGAGGTGAAGGGCTACGGCCGCCAGAAGGGCCACACGGAAATCTATCGCGGCACCGAATATGCCGTCAGCTTCCTGCCCAAGCTGAAGATCGAGCTCGCGGTTCCCACCGACATGGTGGACCGCGCAGTGGACGTGATCGCCTCGGCCGCCAAGACCGGCCAGATCGGCGACGGCAAGATCTTCGTGTTCGGCATCGAGCAGGCCGTTCGCATCCGCACCGGCGAAACCGACGCGAACGCGCTTTGAGGGGACCGAGAGTCACATGCGTTTTCTGAAATCCATCGTTCCGGCACTGGCGGCGGCGAGTCTCGCGCCCTTGGCCGCCTTCGCGCAGGACACCGGCGTCGCGCCGGCGCCCGAGACGGTCGCACCCGCCGTCGCCGCAGCCGCGGCCGACGTCATGAACAAGGGCGACGTCGCCTGGATGCTCGTCTCGACGCTGCTCGTCCTGTTCATGATCCTGCCCGGCCTCGGCCTGTTCTACGGCGGCCTGGTGCGCGCCAAGAACATGCTTTCCGTGCTCATGCAGTGCGTCACCATCACCGCCGTGGTGATGATCGTCTACGTGCTCTACGGTTATTCCTTCGCCTTCGGCGGCTCCACCAGCGCCTTCTGGGGCGGCACGGGCAAGTTGTTCCTGGCCGGCATCACCAAGGACACGATGGCAGCGACCTTCACCAAGGGCGTCGTCATTCCCGAATATGTCTTCATCGCCTTCCAGATGACCTTCGCCTGCATCACGCCGGCGCTGATCGTCGGCGCCTTCGCCGAGCGCATCAAGTTCGGCGCCGTGGTGCTGTTCACCATCCTCTGGGTGACGATCGTCTACTTCCCGATCGCCCACATGGTCTGGGACGCGAACGGCTTCATCTTCCTCGGCCATCATGCGGGCGGCGTCGCGGCGCTGGACTTCGCGGGCGGCACGGTGGTCCACATCAACGCCGGCATCGCGGCGCTGGTCGGCTCCTTCCTGGTCGGCAAGCGCACGGGCCTCGGGCGTGACAACATGGCCCCGCACTCCATGACGCTGACCATGGTCGGCGCCTCGATCCTCTGGGTCGGCTGGTTCGGCTTCAACGCCGGCTCCAACCTCGAGGCCAACGGCGGCGCGGCGCTCGCCATGCTCAACACGTTCACGGCGACGGCCGGCGCGGCGGTGGCCTGGGTGGTCATCGAAGCCATGGCGCGCGGCAAGGCCTCCATGCTCGGCGCCGTGTCGGGCATCGTCGCCGGCCTCGTGGCCGTGACACCGGCGGCCGGCGCCGTCGGCCCGATCGGCGGCATCGCGCTCGGCGCCATCGCCTCGGCCGCCTGCTACTTCTTCGTAGCGGTGGTGAAGCCCAAGGTCGGCTACGACGACTCGCTCGACGTGTTCGGCATCCATGGCGTGGGCGGCATCATCGGCGCCATCGGCACGGGCGTCTTCGCCTCCACCTCGCTCGGCGGCGGCGGCTATCTCGAAGGCGTCACCATGGGCACGCAGGTCTATTCGCAGATCGTCGCCGTGCTCATCACCCTGGTCTACAGCGGCGTCGTCTCGGCGATCCTCTACAAGATCGTCGACGCCGTGATCGGCCTGCGCCCGACCGTGGAAGCCGAGCGCGAAGGTCTCGACCTCACCTCGCATGGCGAGGCGGCGTACCACGCCTGATCATCATCAGGCCTCCTGATCCATCAGGCCATAGATCGACGGCAGGCGGAGCGATCCGCCTGCCGTTTTCGTTTGCGCACTCGTCAGATGCGGCCGAAGGGCTTCTCCTCGCGCACGGCGAGATCGGCGTAGCGCTCGGGATGGCGCTCGAAGACGCGCCGGACATAGGAGCAGGCCGGCACCACCGTCATGCCCTTCTCGCGGGCATAGGCGACGGCGCGCTCCAGAAGCGTCTCGGCGATGCCTTGGCCGCGCAGGTGCTCGGGAACATAGGTGTGGTCGAAGACCAGCGAGTTCTGGAGGCCGGCGGGCGAATAGGTCAGCTCCGCCCGGTCCTCGCCCTCGCCGGTGGTGAACAGCCCGCCCCGGCCGTGATCCTCGTGCCTGATCTCCATGATCGTCTCCTTTCCGGTTCGCAGATGGCTCCCGGCACTATGTCGCAGGGGGCGGCATCGGTTCCATCACGCTCGCGCCAGCGCCTCCCTTCACAGCCCGGTCCGGCCGCCTGTCAGCAGCCCGCTCGCGACCATGGATGGCAGGTCGGGCAGGGCTTTTCGGCCCTCCCTGTCGGCCACTTTCCAGCCTTCGCGCCTGCGATGAGCCTTGAGAAGGAGCCGAATTCGCGCCCGCTCTGCGCCTCAAACCTCGTCGCCTCGAGCGGGCCGAACGAGCCTGGAGGCATCGACGCGTCAGCTTGGTCTCGGCAGGCCCGAAGCGCGTCCCCAGGCAGGAACACCATCCCTGATCCGTCCTCGAACCGCTTGATGTCGTTTCGCGGCGGCGAGAGGGTTAAACGCGTCTTAACTAGCTTTCTTTACCTTGCCTGGATCAAGGCCGCGTTCCGCGCGGGCCGCCGCCTCGCGCCTTCGCGCGCCGGCGCGGCCCGCATCGTTCGGGCGCGGCATCGGGCACATGCGGGTTCGTCCCGCCGGACTTCAGGGCTCAAGGGCATGGCGATGGCATCGATCGACGCAAGGGATGAGGGCACGGGCCGGCTCGGCCGCCCGGCACAGGTGTTGGTGGGCCTGGCGCTGGTCGCCACGTCGATCTGGCTGGCCGTGTCCTTCGTGAGCTGGACGGTGGACGATCCGTCCTTGAGCTATTCCAACAGCAATCCGGTGCGCAATCTGGCGGGCGCGTCCGGCGCCATCGTGGCCGATCTCGCCATGCAGCTCTTCGGCCTCGGCGCCGTGCTCCTGCCGCTGCTTCTCACCGCGCGCGGGCTGCTTCTCGTCATGGGCCGGCGCGTCGGGCGCGCGGGCGCGCGCGCCTG
Protein-coding regions in this window:
- a CDS encoding ubiquinone biosynthesis hydroxylase; its protein translation is MSDLASQTPPERADIVVAGAGYVGLGIAVAIRQAAPTLDVVLVDAAPEGVWQKDGRASAIAAAAVRMLGRLGVWDTIRGEAEPIREMIVTDSRNNDPVRPVFLTFGGEAEPGEPFAHMVPNVALNGALRARAAELGVAIRSGAAVTGLQVGPASVTVETATGTIEAKLLIAADGVRSAIRDMAGIRTVHTDYGQSGIVATVRHERPHEGRAEEHFLPAGPFAILPLKDNRSSLVWTESTAEAERLLRADEMVFELELEQRFGLKLGALTVEGKPRAFPLGLTLARDFVKPRIALAGDAAHGIHPIAGQGLNLGFKDVAALAETVVEAARLGLDIGALDTLQRYERWRRFDTVQMGVTTDILNRLFSNDNPMLRAARSFGLSLVDRAPFAKRYFIGQASGLNANTPRLLRGEPV
- a CDS encoding acyl-CoA thioesterase; amino-acid sequence: MNDLVAKLVATLDLERLEENLFRGTSPDIGWQRIFGGQVIAQALVAAQRTVPADRPVHSLHGYFMRPGDPRVPVIYEASRLRDGGSFSTRLVTAIQHGQAIFTLSASFQRPEEGLDHQIAMPAVPGPDDLPSGESLGADILRHAPEPIRRYWMRPRAVEFRPVSTEHYFTRDKLAPEQRIWVRVTADVGEDAALNAAVMAYLSDMTLLDTSLFAHGLSVFDERIQAASLDHAMWFHRPLRVSQWHLYAQDSPSSSGGRGLTRGSLFSMDGTLVASVAQEGLIRPRRAPS
- a CDS encoding nitrite/sulfite reductase; protein product: MYRYDEFDERFVRERVQQFRHQVERRLDGSLSDDEFKPLRLKNGLYLQLHAYMLRVAVPYGTMNSKQMRQLALIAEKYDKGYAHFTTRQNLQYNWPKLRDVPDILDLLADVEMHCIQTSGNCIRNVTADQFAGVAADEVEDPRPTGELIRQWSSLHPEFSWLPRKFKIAVTGAEHDRAAIKVHDIGLRILRHGETGEIGYEVIVGGGLGRTPMVGKVIRDFLPKGELLAYLEAVMRVYNAEGRRDNKYKARVKILVHEIGTDEFKARVEAEYAELNGPTINAPAQEVERIARYFAPPAYETLPETSAALDAARAADPELDRFVEQNGFAHRQPGYVALTVSLKPIGGVPGDMSDAEMRAFADIAERYSFDEFRVTHVQNLVLPHVRKDDVPAVYAALKAAGLATANAGLVTDIIACPGLDYCALATARSIPIAQDISNLFADEARQQEVGPLQIKISGCINACGHHHVGHIGILGLEKSGRENYQITVGGDASEQAALGERVGPGIDAEQVPGAIEALVGVYMAERQGSETFIDTVKRAGLEPFKQGFTAYVAGTTPEGAHA
- a CDS encoding GGDEF domain-containing protein; this translates as MNRQNPSAGPNAESEGLYTTLVAGLAHSLVPSTIMGLTLVTVGAFAYSILESLGVLAATCIGGLASSAKVALVALHRRRLRRPFVGLEEARIWEIAHLVTTCAVASSVGALGSGLFARSDESLHMLATGVVFGYGLGIVARIFIRPRIAMAALLIAALPTAASAFAFGATPDRILAVILLAFLGAGLESVRYLYNVSAAEIASRLQMGHLARTDALTGLANRFVLQEAAQWFDVRREGFTAVHCFDLDAFKSINDQFGHDAGDDLLREVASRLRTFLAEGDLAIRTGGDEFVVLQMALERADDADVFAGQLVEVLTQPYPLSGRSVRVGVSHGYAVSPAGAASLDALMRSADAASYRAKWRGGGLEQAVWSAEPAGALKAGRSLKSN
- a CDS encoding DUF934 domain-containing protein is translated as MSLLVSPAGERADEFTPVEDIADLSLSEGAVLVPLTVIDQAIADRRNAPLGLSVAGDTPVCAIEPYFGQVELIAVRFPSFSDGRGFSLAKRLRRAGFAGRLRASGPLIADQFAEALACGFDEVWLPDAMAERQPLEQWMKAKDIVHDHYQTGYGEDQSILQKRLAARAGALA
- a CDS encoding ammonium transporter gives rise to the protein MRFLKSIVPALAAASLAPLAAFAQDTGVAPAPETVAPAVAAAAADVMNKGDVAWMLVSTLLVLFMILPGLGLFYGGLVRAKNMLSVLMQCVTITAVVMIVYVLYGYSFAFGGSTSAFWGGTGKLFLAGITKDTMAATFTKGVVIPEYVFIAFQMTFACITPALIVGAFAERIKFGAVVLFTILWVTIVYFPIAHMVWDANGFIFLGHHAGGVAALDFAGGTVVHINAGIAALVGSFLVGKRTGLGRDNMAPHSMTLTMVGASILWVGWFGFNAGSNLEANGGAALAMLNTFTATAGAAVAWVVIEAMARGKASMLGAVSGIVAGLVAVTPAAGAVGPIGGIALGAIASAACYFFVAVVKPKVGYDDSLDVFGIHGVGGIIGAIGTGVFASTSLGGGGYLEGVTMGTQVYSQIVAVLITLVYSGVVSAILYKIVDAVIGLRPTVEAEREGLDLTSHGEAAYHA
- a CDS encoding phosphoadenylyl-sulfate reductase; translation: MSTAAASEPNVSAPELADQLNERFATLDPVGRLRLLTEALPGRIVFTTSLGIEDQMLTHLIFREKLRIDVVTLDTGRLFPETYSLWQATEEKYGRRIKAKYPQAEALEELIDDQGINGFYFAPEMRKACCGVRKVEPLGRALAGASGWITGLRRDQSANRERLDFVSFDGARGLIKANPLFDWTREEIRVFTADHEVPVNPLHEQGFLSIGCAPCTRAIRPGEVERAGRWWWEEETKRECGLHVDGEGQPVRAEDGRPAPGDSAFETIPS
- a CDS encoding P-II family nitrogen regulator: MKIVMAIIKPFKLDEVREALTAVGIQGLTVTEVKGYGRQKGHTEIYRGTEYAVSFLPKLKIELAVPTDMVDRAVDVIASAAKTGQIGDGKIFVFGIEQAVRIRTGETDANAL
- a CDS encoding DUF2849 domain-containing protein, whose protein sequence is MATDVKAGAKTKGPKLPVIMSANDLLDGDVVFLTREGWSLDPRAALVANDAETVAFMEAEGAKGFKANRIVDPYLVEVRLDEGGLPLATHFREAIRQKGPSILTQYGKQAEF
- a CDS encoding GNAT family N-acetyltransferase; its protein translation is MEIRHEDHGRGGLFTTGEGEDRAELTYSPAGLQNSLVFDHTYVPEHLRGQGIAETLLERAVAYAREKGMTVVPACSYVRRVFERHPERYADLAVREEKPFGRI